The stretch of DNA CTCCGGAGCACGAGAGTCCGGCCGCCGGCGCCCCATCGCCCGCGGAGATCCTTGCCCTCGCAGAGGAGCGCTTCGCCGCCGGGGAGATGGCCCCCGCCTACCGGGGCGCCGCACGCGCCCTGCGCAGGCAGATCGCCCTCGCGCACGGATCGGGATCTGAGATCACCGACGGGGAAGCCCTCGCCCTCCTCGGCGCCGATGATCCGGCGAGAATATGGGCAGAAACGGTGCTTGACAACTGTAGCCGCGTGGCATTTGCTGGAAGAGAGCCAGAAAGTGACGAATTCAAAAAAATGTCCCGGGAGATCAGGGAATACCTCGGGGAAGCGAGGGCGAGTTAACCGAGTTCATTTAACGATATGAACTCATTGACCTTCAGAAATATCCCTATTGCGCCACCATTTTCTCGAATAAATTCCACAGACTTTTATCCCATTCCACATTACAGTACATCAGATCCATATGACCGTATACATCGCCATGGACGACACCGACAACCTCGAGTCCAGAGGGACCGGACGGCTGGCCCGGAGCGTCGGCACAGCCCTCGCAGAGAATTTCAGGGTGTTCGGCATCACCCGTCACCAGCTCTATGTCAACGAGGCAATACCCTACACCTCGCACAACTCCTGCGCCGTCATCCACCTCCCCGATGCGGTCGAGCGCGACATCCCGGATATCTTCTCGCAGGCGCGCGAGATGATGCTCGACGACTTCATCGAGGGAAGCGACCCCGGCCTCGCCGTCGCCGACGCATCCCGGATCTCTCCCGCCCTCATGGCCTTTGGCAGGGACGCAAAATCGACCGTGCTCACCCAGGAAAAGGCCAGGACCCTGGCAAAAAATCTCGGCATCAGGCTTGAAGGGCTCGGCGGAACCGAAGACGGCGTCATCGGATCGATGGCCGGGCTCGGGCTTGCATGCGCCGGAAACGACGGCAGGTTCCTCCAGGTCGGCCGCATACGGGAGATCACCGGCCCGGCCGAAGTTCCTGACCTCCTTGCCGCGGGTCTGGACGGCATCTACACCCTCGACGGAAGGGCCGTCACCTCAGGGTTCGTCAGGACCGACGCCGGAAAATCAGTCAAACCCTGCCCGGTCGGCGGAAAGATCATCCTCTTCGTCGAAGAGAATAGCGGCGACCTGATCGCGGTGAAGAGAGACTGAGATGGATTTTAGAAAGAGGATAATCACCGCATTCGCCCTGCTTACCCTCTTTACCATCATTGCATTCGGGATCCAGGTCTATATCGAGGGCGAAACCATGGCAGTGACAGGCGAAGCGGCCCCCCTCCCCCTCGCCCAATCGGTGATCACCCTCTCCGGGGCCGACTTCCTGTACGGCCCGCAGGACTGGCGCCCCTATGCGGCGCCGCTCTCCCTCAACACCCTGCCAGGCACCCCTGATGGGCACGAGTGGTACTTCTGCTTCGTCCTCCTCAACGACACCCCGTACGGGGGCAACCCGGCCCTCTTCAGGAGACAGGCGGTCTCTGTGAACTATACCTTCGAGAATCTCGCCGGAACCGCAGCCTTTTATCCCTACGGCACCACGACCCTCCCGGTCACCTCCAGAACATCCAGGCAGGACGGCTACGGCAGCAGCGGATATATTGTGACCGGCACCGCCCCCGCAGGCGAGGCAGCGCCGCAGGCCGCCCCCCTGGAGCGGAGCAACCTGGTGAGGGCCAGGCTTGCGAACACCAAAGGCCTCGGCCCCGACGAGATCGCCGCTGGGACGATCGACCTCTGGTTCCCATCCGAAGGGGGCGGGCAGGACGCCCTCCACCTCACCACCGACCTGGACAAACGGAAAGGGGAGATCGTCACCGGCGCACCGGCCTCGGGCCGATTTTATGTCACCCACACCGGCGGAAGTCGCCTCAACCTCGTCTGCCTGCTGATCGCCGTCGACCGTCCGCAACCCGAGAACTTCTCCTTACGGCTGGAGACCCGTCCTGCGGAGGCGGCATGGTGACCAGATCTTATTTCACCCTCTACGAGACGGCCGTGCTCTCGCTCTGCGGCGCCCTGGTCTTCCTGTCAAAGGCGTTCATCACCCTCTCCCTCCACCTCCCAGGCCATTCGTACCTCTTCGTCGCCATCCCCTTCGTCGTGGGCTGCGGCGTCGTCAGGAAAGCCGGATCCGGCACCTATATCGGGCTTGTCGGCGGACTCCTGTCATCCTTTTTCGGCTTTGAAGCCCTCCACCTCCTCGACGTCTTCAAGTACCTGGCAATGGGCTTGACCATCGATATCGTCGGCGTCACCTTCTCCCACCGCTTCGATCACCCGGCCGTCGGCTTCATCGCCGGCGCCGCCGGGAGTGTCGTGAAGATGGTGGTGAACTACGCCGTCCACTATCTCCTCGGTGTTCCCGCCACCTTCATCCTCATCGGCATCGGCCTCACATCGGTGACGCACCTGATATTCGGCGGGATAGGCGGAGTGATCGCCGCCCTGATCATCGCCCGTCTGATGAGGGCCGGGGTGATCGGAGATGACAGGGCCTGAACCGGCGGTCAGGATCGAGGGGCTCACCTGCACCTATCCCCCCGGGCGCAGGGGGCCGCAGCCTCCAGCCCTCCGCGACCTCTCCCTGACGATATGGCCCGGCGAGTTTGTCCTGCTGGTCGGGCAATCGGGGTCAGGCAAGTCCACCCTGCTGCGCTGCGTCAACGGGCTCATCCCTCATTCCCACCGTGGCCGGATGGACGGAACAGTGGTCGTCGCCGGGATGGACACGCGGCAGCGCGAGGTCTGCGAGATCGCACGGAAGGTCGGCACCGTTTTCCAGAACCCGGAGCACCAACTCTTTTCCGGGAACGTCGAGAGCGAACTCGCCTTCGGCCCCGAACACCTCGGCATCGATGCGGCGCTCATCAGGGAGCGGGTCGCCCGCGCCGCAGAGGCGACCGGGATCGGCCACCTCATGGGCCGCGAGGAGAACGAGCTCTCGTGGGGAGAGCGCCAGCGCCTCGCCATCGCCTCAGTGCTGGCGATGGAGCCCACAATCCTCCTGCTCGACGAACCGGTATCCGGGCTCGACGCGGATGGGGCGGGGCGTCTCATCGCCACCCTCACCCGCCTCAACCGGGAGGAGGGTCTGACCGTGATCGTTGCTGAGCACCGGTTCGAGCGCTTCCTCCCCGCGTGCAGCCGCTTCATCGCCCTCGAAGCGGGCGCGATCGTCTACGACGGCCCGCCGGCGGCATTTGCCCGGGCAAACCCGCCGCACCCTGCCCCGGACCTCACTCTGCCGGGAGGACACGGAACGCCCGCCCTCGTCTTCGAGGAGATCGCCTTCACCTATCCAGGAAAAGACCGCCCGGTCCTCGACGGCGCCAGCCTCACCGTCAGAGCGGGCGAGATCGTCGTCCTCACCGGGCCGAACGGTTCAGGAAAAACCACGCTGCTGCGCCACGCAAACGGGCTGCTTCAGCCCGACCGCGGGCGGGTGATCGTCATGGGCCGGGCGATCGCCGGACAGCCAGTGGCCGCCGTTGCCGCGGAGGTCGGCTACCTCTCCCAGCACGCCGACACCCATCTCTTCGCCGAAACGGTGGAGGAGGAGATCGCTTTCGCCCCGAAAAACCTCGGGTTTTCCAGCGAGAAAAAAGAGGACTGCATCGCACGGGCGATTGAAGGTCTCGGCCTCGCCGCAATCGGCAGGCAGGCGATGCCCCTCGCCCTCTCGGTCGGTGAGAAGCAGCGTGTCGCCATCGCGAGCATCCTTGCCATGGAAACGCCGGTCATCGTCCTCGACGAACCGACACTCGGCCTCGATGCAGGGAGAAAGAGAGACCTCGCGGCGATCCTGAGAGGGTATGCGGAGGAGGGAAGAGGCGTCCTGGTCTCAACCCACGACGCCGGTTTTGCATCCCTCCTCGGCGGCCGGCAGGTCTCCCTCAGAAACAGCCGTATCGCCGCCGCGGAGGAAGAACGGTGAAGCAAAAGGCGGGTGTCATGTTCGTTCCCGGCGACTCGCCGCTTCACCGCCTCAACCCGGCGGCGAAGGCTGCAGCCCTCGTCCTCCTCAGTGCGGCGGTGCTGGTGACCGCCAGGCCGGTCCCGATCTTCTGTATCCTGCTCCTGACCCTCGCCGCTGCAACGCTCTCCGGCATCGTAATGCCGCTCCTCCGGTCATTTCGCCTCCTGATCCCCCTTCTTGTCTTCATCCTGATCATCGATGCCTTTTTCCCCCGCATTGCCGGCGGCCCGGTCTGGTTCTCCGCCGACATCTGGATCTTCCACCCCACCCTCTCCGCGGCGGGCGTGCTCTTCTCCCTCGCGATGGGCCTGCGCCTCCTCGCCGTCGGTGGGGCGTCCTTCCTCTTCATCATGACAACGCGCTACGCCGACTTCGTCAGGAGCCTGCGGGCGCTCGGCCTTCCGGCCACCCTCTCGTTCTCCCTCGGCTACGCCCTCAGATCAGTCTCGGCGCTGACCGAAGACATCGGAAACATCACGGACGCACAGCGGTCCCGCGCCTTCTCCATCGACCGCAACACTCTCCTCAAAAACAGGCACACCATTCTGGCGCTCTTCATCCCGGCGACCGTCTCGGTCCTCTCGCGTGCGCGGCAGGTTGCCGATGCGATGCAGTGCCGGGGCTTCGGGTGCACCGACCGGCCGACCTGTTACCGGCGGCACCCCTTCGATGCGGCCGACACCCTGCTCGTCCTCGTCGCCGCCCTCTGCATCCCGTTCGCCCTCCTATGCCCCTGACGGGCGGCGGGAGCGGCACGCCATGAGCACGTCCTCGATGAAGGCAAGAGAGCCCTCGATGCCCGCGATCGGACGGGCACGGAGGCGCACCCTGCCCCGCTGCGGAAACGTCAATCCCACAGACGGGATCTCAGGCGCCAGGGCCTGCTCGTACGACGAGCCCAGGATCAGGTCGGGTCCAGCCTCAGCGATCAACGCACCGATCTCCTCCAGAGAGGTGACCGCCCCCTTCCCGGTCCTGGGGGCAGAGACAACGATCTCGGCGTCGAGGAAACGCCTCAGGGAGGCGGCGGCAAACGCTGCATAGGAAGCCTCTGCAAAGACCGCCACCGCCGGGGGATCGAAGCGGGAGAGATATTTGTCGCAGGCCCGGTCGATCTGCTCCGCGGCTTCATCGGTCTCCAGGAGAACCGGCCCGACGTCAAGACGGCAGAGATCGGAGAGACGCGAGAACGTCGCCCTCGTCGCATCCAGGCCGAGGAGGTCGCCAGCAGATCGGCCGACGCCGGCGGAAAGGCCAGGGTTGGTGCCGACCGAGAAGCGGCCGCACACCTTCACCCGCTCTACCGGCCCGGCCGCAAGCGCCGCCGCCACTGTCCCACCCGCCATCCTGATCAGCCGTTCGGCTTCAAGCAGATTTCCCCGGTAGAAGGGGTCGATCGGGTTGAGGCCATCGACCGTGATCCCGGCTGCATCCTCGCCCACCGCGGGGCCGAGCGCCGCCATCGCCCGCCGGTATCCCTCCTCCATCCCGCCGGCAAACCCCGGGCTGTCGATGACGATCACGTCCTCATCCTCGAGTATCGCGGCGATGTCCTCGCCGGTCACCGACGGGACGCAGGTCAGGACGACTGCCACACGCTTCCCCCTCCCTCTGATCTCGTCGACCACCTGACGAAGCCGCTCCTCTGAGCCGAAGATCACCTCCTCTTCCAGGATCATGGTCGCGTGAACCGGCCTCTGGATGAGCGATGCCGGATAAAAGTAGCAGCCCGACGAACCGTGGATGACCACGTCGATCCCGGAAAATCCGGAGAGGCAGGAGACCGCCCCGCACATGGCACACGGCCATATCGGGTTGGCACAGGGGTGTTCAGGCATGGATCCGCCGCCTCCAGCGGTGGAGCAGACGCCTGATCCCGGCAGTCCCCACCGGAGGACTGTACGGCAGGGAAAGACCGGCGCCGCCGGTATCGGCCCTCAGGTCAAGCGCCGCCATCACGCGCCTGACCGGGGCGTACTCCAGCGACCCCAGGGTCAGGGGGTCAGGGGAGACCGCCGCCCCGCGCAGGTCGGCAAAAGACGAGAGCATCTCGGCCTGATGAACTCGCTCAGCCTCGACCACGCCTTCGGGATCGATGCCCATGATCGCGGCGGCGCCCTCCAGAAACGCCACCCCCCCCTCAAGCCCGATAGGAAATGAATCGATATACGGCGTCCCGAAGCGCTGCTTCAGCGCCTCGCCGACCGGCCTGAGGGCCGGTTCCCTGAGGATATTGAGACTTCCCGAGCCGAGACGCGCAAAGTCGGCGAACCGCATCTTCCGGACAAACCGAACACCGACCCTGAGCCCGAGCAGCCCGAGCAGTCGTTCCACCTCGGCAAAATTCTCCTCGACCTCAAACTCAAGATTCTTCTCCCCGATGACGGTGACCGTCCGCTCCCGCACGCCTCCGTCCCCGGCGAGGGCGACAAGAGTATTCAGCGCCGCGTTCAGGCCGTCAGAGAAGGCGCCGCCAAGAAACCCGGCTGTCGGGACCGAGATCACCGGCAGACCGAAGTCACGGGCGCAGACAGAACAGACGTCGTCCCCGATCGTCTCGGTGATGCAGGTGGAGAGCACGAAGATCGCTGCCGGCCCGTCGTCGGCGACGCGCTGAAGAGTCCTGGCGAGCATCTCCTCGCCCCCGAAGATGATCTCGCTCTCGGCAAGACCGGTCGAGACCAGCGGGGGGAGGGCACAATCGTCCTGCTCTGCGGCGATCGCATGGAGAAGAGAGAAATTATGGTGTGTGCACCCGCTTGGCCCGTGGACGACCGTGACAGCGTCCCGTACCTGCGTCAGAACAGAGAGTGCGCCGGTGAGGGTGCACCCCTCATACCTGAGCGAAC from Methanofollis liminatans DSM 4140 encodes:
- a CDS encoding ABC transporter ATP-binding protein → MTGPEPAVRIEGLTCTYPPGRRGPQPPALRDLSLTIWPGEFVLLVGQSGSGKSTLLRCVNGLIPHSHRGRMDGTVVVAGMDTRQREVCEIARKVGTVFQNPEHQLFSGNVESELAFGPEHLGIDAALIRERVARAAEATGIGHLMGREENELSWGERQRLAIASVLAMEPTILLLDEPVSGLDADGAGRLIATLTRLNREEGLTVIVAEHRFERFLPACSRFIALEAGAIVYDGPPAAFARANPPHPAPDLTLPGGHGTPALVFEEIAFTYPGKDRPVLDGASLTVRAGEIVVLTGPNGSGKTTLLRHANGLLQPDRGRVIVMGRAIAGQPVAAVAAEVGYLSQHADTHLFAETVEEEIAFAPKNLGFSSEKKEDCIARAIEGLGLAAIGRQAMPLALSVGEKQRVAIASILAMETPVIVLDEPTLGLDAGRKRDLAAILRGYAEEGRGVLVSTHDAGFASLLGGRQVSLRNSRIAAAEEER
- a CDS encoding nitrogenase component 1, which codes for MPEHPCANPIWPCAMCGAVSCLSGFSGIDVVIHGSSGCYFYPASLIQRPVHATMILEEEVIFGSEERLRQVVDEIRGRGKRVAVVLTCVPSVTGEDIAAILEDEDVIVIDSPGFAGGMEEGYRRAMAALGPAVGEDAAGITVDGLNPIDPFYRGNLLEAERLIRMAGGTVAAALAAGPVERVKVCGRFSVGTNPGLSAGVGRSAGDLLGLDATRATFSRLSDLCRLDVGPVLLETDEAAEQIDRACDKYLSRFDPPAVAVFAEASYAAFAAASLRRFLDAEIVVSAPRTGKGAVTSLEEIGALIAEAGPDLILGSSYEQALAPEIPSVGLTFPQRGRVRLRARPIAGIEGSLAFIEDVLMACRSRRPSGA
- a CDS encoding energy-coupling factor transporter transmembrane component T family protein; translation: MKQKAGVMFVPGDSPLHRLNPAAKAAALVLLSAAVLVTARPVPIFCILLLTLAAATLSGIVMPLLRSFRLLIPLLVFILIIDAFFPRIAGGPVWFSADIWIFHPTLSAAGVLFSLAMGLRLLAVGGASFLFIMTTRYADFVRSLRALGLPATLSFSLGYALRSVSALTEDIGNITDAQRSRAFSIDRNTLLKNRHTILALFIPATVSVLSRARQVADAMQCRGFGCTDRPTCYRRHPFDAADTLLVLVAALCIPFALLCP
- a CDS encoding nitrogenase component 1, translated to MNSKNSPAGSLRYEGCTLTGALSVLTQVRDAVTVVHGPSGCTHHNFSLLHAIAAEQDDCALPPLVSTGLAESEIIFGGEEMLARTLQRVADDGPAAIFVLSTCITETIGDDVCSVCARDFGLPVISVPTAGFLGGAFSDGLNAALNTLVALAGDGGVRERTVTVIGEKNLEFEVEENFAEVERLLGLLGLRVGVRFVRKMRFADFARLGSGSLNILREPALRPVGEALKQRFGTPYIDSFPIGLEGGVAFLEGAAAIMGIDPEGVVEAERVHQAEMLSSFADLRGAAVSPDPLTLGSLEYAPVRRVMAALDLRADTGGAGLSLPYSPPVGTAGIRRLLHRWRRRIHA